In Pseudobacter ginsenosidimutans, the following are encoded in one genomic region:
- a CDS encoding recombinase family protein, translating into MKIADLYIRVSTDEQADKGYSQRNQEEMLQNYCRVNNIQVRKTVFEDHSAKTFNRPEWIKLLSDLSKRKGKSDLVLFSKWDRFSRNAGDAYQMISTLRRMGVEPQAVEQPLDLSVPENKMMLAFYLAAPEVENDRRALNVFHGMRRAKKEGRWMATAPIGYANKITEDGRKYIAPKEPAATILRRVFEELAKGHFAADQIRKEANKKGLKCSRSNFWNVIRNPVYCGKIQIPKFKDEDPITVNGQHEPLISESLFYEVQDILCGKNRKSRPGTKVIVPDQLPLRGFLICPNCGKMLTGSGSKGTYSVYYYYHCNSSCGCRFKAEDANERFIEELKKYAPNPAYCDLYAELLHEAYKQQTSSMSIERRQVLSQIEELTTRINTTRNKAADNQFSYEDFQIVKTECTKQITELEKQLSKLPEREKGIEGLLQKGIHNLIAIDQAYINGTIPEKRNIVSSMFPGKLIFDGTQHRTLRLNEVVSRICMLDAGFSKTKNRKTGKNLLLSGMVVLTGIEPVSKV; encoded by the coding sequence ATGAAAATAGCAGATTTGTATATCAGGGTGAGTACTGATGAACAAGCTGACAAAGGCTATTCACAGCGCAACCAGGAAGAAATGCTACAAAACTATTGTAGGGTCAATAACATACAAGTAAGGAAAACAGTCTTTGAAGACCACTCAGCTAAAACATTCAATCGCCCTGAATGGATAAAACTATTGAGCGACCTCAGCAAGAGAAAAGGCAAAAGTGATCTTGTTCTTTTCAGCAAATGGGATCGCTTTAGCCGCAATGCCGGCGATGCTTACCAAATGATCAGCACATTGCGAAGAATGGGAGTTGAGCCGCAGGCTGTTGAGCAGCCGCTCGATCTTTCCGTTCCTGAAAACAAAATGATGCTTGCTTTCTATCTCGCCGCGCCGGAAGTCGAGAATGACAGGAGAGCTTTAAATGTCTTCCACGGAATGCGCAGAGCAAAAAAGGAGGGACGATGGATGGCAACTGCACCGATAGGCTATGCCAACAAGATAACCGAAGATGGTCGGAAATATATTGCGCCAAAAGAACCAGCAGCCACTATTCTTAGAAGGGTTTTTGAAGAGCTTGCCAAAGGGCATTTTGCCGCCGATCAGATTCGAAAGGAAGCAAACAAGAAGGGATTGAAGTGCAGTAGGAGTAATTTTTGGAATGTGATCCGGAACCCGGTCTACTGTGGTAAAATTCAAATTCCTAAATTCAAAGATGAAGATCCGATAACAGTAAATGGGCAACATGAACCACTCATTTCTGAAAGTTTGTTCTACGAAGTGCAGGACATTCTTTGCGGAAAGAACCGTAAAAGCAGGCCCGGAACCAAAGTGATTGTTCCAGATCAGCTTCCCCTTCGTGGTTTTCTCATTTGCCCTAACTGCGGCAAAATGCTTACCGGAAGTGGCTCAAAAGGGACGTACAGTGTTTACTATTATTATCATTGTAATTCCTCCTGCGGATGCAGGTTCAAAGCTGAAGATGCGAATGAACGCTTCATCGAAGAACTAAAGAAATATGCACCCAATCCAGCTTACTGCGATCTGTATGCAGAACTTCTTCACGAAGCATATAAGCAACAAACCAGCAGTATGAGCATAGAACGAAGACAAGTTCTTTCTCAAATCGAAGAGCTGACCACCCGCATCAACACCACCCGGAACAAAGCAGCCGATAACCAATTCTCCTATGAAGACTTCCAGATTGTCAAAACGGAATGTACCAAGCAGATAACCGAGCTGGAGAAACAATTATCGAAACTTCCTGAACGGGAGAAGGGAATTGAAGGGCTGCTCCAGAAGGGGATTCACAACTTAATTGCCATTGACCAGGCTTACATCAACGGAACCATCCCTGAAAAACGCAACATCGTGAGTTCGATGTTCCCCGGAAAACTCATTTTTGACGGAACCCAACATCGAACTCTTCGGCTCAATGAAGTGGTTTCGCGGATATGCATGCTGGACGCGGGTTTCAGCAAAACAAAAAACCGGAAAACAGGCAAAAATTTGCTGCTTTCCGGTATGGTAGTCCTGACAGGAATCGAACCTGTATCAAAAGTTTAG
- a CDS encoding PD-(D/E)XK nuclease family protein, translated as MNKITSIRYNQIKRISPSQFSAMKNCAYKLVLAEAFDKRYLLPLSPNAYLGTLFHKLLEQITRHQIKTEDELNQRFSAELQTMEEKLILEGNGFYTPLQNNVKDFGIKKIQLKKYLLTLPTGTFVANKKYISEKWFQTTDGVLGGKIDLIIEDNDETEIIDFKTGSITMESLDDDGEIVYHVKEEYQEQIKLYAFLYSESTKRTSLKLNLVNLAKQKYSVDFTPEECSVLYQEARGLLDKINLTISELRFETIANPSAQNCRFCLFRPACSYYIEYLKIDKSFNDVTGVVTNTVTYMNGNISIDLDCNGEKITITGFGEEKSNYLNLCKGKTLNIFNLNKSMSGNIYTATKTTIIYE; from the coding sequence ATGAATAAAATTACCTCAATAAGATATAATCAAATAAAAAGAATTTCGCCAAGTCAATTCAGCGCAATGAAAAATTGCGCCTATAAGCTTGTGCTGGCAGAAGCGTTTGACAAAAGATATCTTTTGCCCTTATCCCCTAATGCGTATTTGGGGACCCTCTTCCATAAATTACTCGAGCAAATTACTAGACATCAAATAAAGACGGAGGATGAGTTGAACCAAAGATTTTCTGCGGAACTCCAAACAATGGAAGAGAAATTAATTTTGGAAGGGAATGGCTTTTATACGCCTTTGCAAAACAATGTTAAGGATTTTGGGATAAAAAAGATTCAACTTAAAAAATACCTATTGACTCTGCCTACGGGTACATTTGTAGCCAATAAAAAGTATATCTCTGAAAAATGGTTTCAAACGACTGATGGAGTTTTAGGAGGAAAGATAGACTTGATCATAGAAGACAATGATGAAACAGAAATCATAGATTTCAAGACAGGCTCCATTACTATGGAAAGTTTAGATGACGATGGCGAGATTGTTTATCATGTCAAAGAAGAATACCAGGAACAAATAAAATTATATGCCTTTTTATATTCAGAATCTACAAAAAGAACTTCATTGAAGTTGAATCTCGTCAATTTAGCAAAGCAAAAGTACAGTGTAGATTTTACACCAGAAGAGTGCTCGGTTCTTTATCAAGAAGCACGAGGCCTTTTAGATAAGATTAATTTAACGATCAGCGAACTCCGCTTTGAAACGATTGCAAATCCCTCTGCCCAAAATTGCAGGTTTTGTTTATTCCGACCGGCATGCAGTTATTATATTGAATACCTTAAAATTGATAAAAGTTTTAATGACGTGACAGGTGTAGTTACTAATACGGTGACATACATGAATGGAAACATCTCAATTGATTTGGATTGTAATGGTGAAAAAATAACTATAACGGGGTTTGGAGAAGAAAAATCTAATTATTTAAACCTTTGCAAGGGGAAGACATTGAACATCTTTAATTTAAATAAAAGTATGTCAGGGAATATTTATACAGCTACTAAGACTACTATCATCTATGAGTAA
- a CDS encoding DNA cytosine methyltransferase translates to MSKKKENRIPVISFYSGGGFLDMGFEQAGFEIVWTNENNELFAKLHSAGITSWRKSKGNGIRAEIFNSKSIVDITVPSIIQEAFPSGKPEKFGVIGGPPCQDFSVYGNRGGFKGERGKLTIQFFNKILELQPTFFVMENVTGLIKQKSNKEYLIKLLRKVKRTYHIDYKTLNALDFGVPQFRERVFFTGIKKDNVNKDSVKKRKDGHWFTWPVNSKYENAFTKYNWPIADDFGKQLVNSEKIPIELCVESCLVPINDLNKVANAKEYFNLYSDKDKLAKIQEGQTNRPSFKRLHRFRFSPTACYGNNEVHLHPYQHRRISVREALRIQGVPEEYILPPELPLSKKFKMIGNGVPVPMAQAVALAMQFFLKEKLSLNPKQINGHLVKEKRGDRRK, encoded by the coding sequence ATGAGTAAGAAGAAGGAAAATAGAATCCCCGTCATTTCGTTCTATTCAGGAGGAGGCTTCCTTGATATGGGGTTTGAGCAGGCTGGCTTTGAAATTGTTTGGACAAATGAAAATAATGAACTTTTTGCAAAGCTTCATTCTGCTGGTATTACTTCTTGGAGGAAATCAAAAGGTAATGGCATCAGGGCGGAAATTTTCAATAGCAAATCCATAGTTGATATAACAGTGCCGTCCATAATACAGGAAGCTTTTCCCAGTGGAAAGCCGGAAAAGTTTGGCGTTATTGGAGGCCCTCCTTGCCAAGACTTTAGCGTCTACGGAAACAGGGGGGGATTTAAAGGGGAAAGAGGAAAGCTTACAATCCAGTTCTTTAATAAAATCCTTGAATTGCAACCAACATTTTTCGTTATGGAAAATGTCACTGGCCTGATAAAGCAAAAATCAAACAAAGAGTATTTAATTAAACTCTTACGGAAGGTAAAACGAACCTATCACATTGATTACAAAACTTTAAATGCGCTTGATTTTGGGGTGCCGCAATTCCGTGAACGTGTGTTTTTTACTGGGATAAAGAAGGATAATGTCAATAAAGATTCCGTTAAAAAAAGGAAGGATGGTCATTGGTTTACGTGGCCTGTCAACAGCAAATATGAAAATGCTTTTACTAAATATAACTGGCCAATTGCTGATGATTTTGGCAAACAGTTAGTAAATTCCGAGAAAATCCCGATAGAATTATGCGTTGAAAGCTGTCTTGTGCCCATCAATGATTTAAATAAGGTGGCAAACGCAAAGGAATATTTTAATTTATATTCTGATAAAGATAAATTAGCAAAAATACAGGAAGGTCAAACTAACCGTCCCTCATTCAAGCGGCTGCATAGGTTTAGATTTAGTCCAACAGCTTGTTATGGTAACAATGAAGTGCATTTACACCCCTATCAGCACAGAAGAATATCTGTCCGAGAAGCTCTTAGGATACAAGGCGTTCCCGAAGAATATATTTTGCCCCCAGAACTACCTTTGTCTAAGAAATTTAAGATGATTGGTAATGGAGTACCTGTTCCTATGGCACAGGCTGTTGCTTTAGCCATGCAATTTTTTTTAAAGGAAAAGCTATCATTAAATCCAAAACAAATCAATGGTCATTTGGTGAAAGAGAAGCGAGGTGATAGGCGAAAATAA
- a CDS encoding HEPN domain-containing protein → MELHPALIEIVKVILGVNALSPDRIILLGYINAEGQSFSILNGFCEEVTDFVDVNLLVISENANADRLRYIDMIEQRCKPFARIICIILSRSDIQSQMEYGNRLAIIALQSGKVLYQKWETAPHIQKAIYEAVIKEGKEVELVSWYKRSHLFLQMAKVQFNLGNCGMAAFCIHQSLEQVLIMLIISVCGYRMGIHNPDRLLRMLRFHNDAVADIFPNKTAEEKGRLCLLKKVYINYRYRVELEVTEDDIRYFFTELGKLHAMADRIIYPKITAPILI, encoded by the coding sequence ATGGAACTCCATCCAGCATTAATTGAAATTGTCAAGGTGATTTTGGGTGTGAATGCTTTGTCGCCTGATAGAATTATTTTACTCGGTTATATCAACGCTGAAGGGCAAAGCTTTTCAATCTTAAACGGCTTCTGCGAAGAGGTAACAGATTTTGTGGATGTAAATCTGCTGGTAATCTCAGAAAATGCTAATGCAGATAGGCTACGATACATTGATATGATCGAGCAACGATGCAAGCCTTTTGCCAGGATTATCTGCATTATTTTATCTCGCTCGGATATCCAAAGTCAGATGGAATACGGAAATCGTTTAGCGATAATTGCGCTTCAATCGGGCAAGGTTTTATATCAAAAGTGGGAAACGGCACCACATATTCAGAAAGCCATTTATGAGGCCGTAATTAAGGAAGGAAAAGAAGTTGAGCTGGTTTCTTGGTATAAACGGTCACATTTATTCCTTCAAATGGCAAAGGTCCAATTCAATTTAGGAAACTGTGGTATGGCTGCTTTTTGTATTCATCAGTCTTTAGAACAGGTACTAATAATGCTTATCATCTCTGTCTGTGGTTATAGGATGGGCATTCATAATCCAGATCGATTGCTTAGAATGTTGCGCTTTCATAATGATGCGGTTGCTGACATATTCCCTAATAAAACAGCAGAAGAAAAAGGACGGTTGTGCTTGTTAAAGAAGGTTTACATTAATTACAGGTATCGAGTCGAGCTGGAGGTTACTGAGGACGATATTCGATATTTTTTCACGGAATTGGGAAAGCTTCACGCAATGGCAGATCGGATTATATACCCTAAAATCACTGCACCGATTCTCATTTGA